A stretch of DNA from Micromonospora sp. NBC_01813:
GCCCGTGAACTGCCGCCAGTTTATTTGTCTGACTTTTACGAGTCAAGGGCGAGTAGACGGTCACGGCCAACGAAAAACGCCCTGCTCAGAGCGATAGCAGGGCGCAGTTCTGATACATCAGGTCTTTAGTTGTGAGATTGTCTTCAGAGCCCGTCATAGGCTCTGCGGACGGTACCCAGGTGGGCCCGCATCGCCGCCTGCGCGCCCTCGACGTCACCGGCCTCGACAAAGCCGCAGATCTCGGTGTGTTCGGCGTCGATCTGGCTCCAGTACTCCGCCGGCATGTCCCGGTCGGCGGTCCGCGCCTGCAGCACCCGGAAGACCGGCTCGGCCATCACCCCGAGCAGTTGGTTGCCGGTCGCCTCGACCAGCACCCCGTGGAAGGTGCGGTGCTCACGGAACTTGCGACCCCGGGCCCGGGTCGACTTCTCCCGCTCCACCGCCTGGCGCATCAGCACCAGATGGTCGTCGGCGCGGCGCAGCGCGGCCAGCCCGGCCGCCGGCACCTCCAGGCACTCCCGCGCCTCCAGCAGGTTGTCCAACGTGATGTCCCGGGCCCCGGACATCAGCCCGAAGCTCATCTCCAGGTACTCGCTGACCTGGTCGAACTGCACCCGGGCCACGAACGTGCCGCCGGTGGTGCCCCGGGTGGTGCGGATCAGGTCCTTGGACGCCAGCACCCGCAACGCCTCCCGGATCGTGCTACGGCTGACCCCGAAGATCTCCGACAGCTCGACCTCGGTCGGCAGCCGGTCCCCTGCGGTCAGCGACCCGTCCAGGATCCGCTCCCGCAACTGGTCGGCGACCTGCTGGTACGCGGGTTGGACCCGGGTCACCCCGAGCACCCCGGGATCCCGGCGGTGTCCCGGAATCGCCTTTTCCGACCGGCTCGCCGGCTCGTGCGTCACGTCCTTGGCCATGGTCACTTCGGCTCCGCATCCCCTCGGACCCGCACACCGGAGTGCGGATTCGTCGCGAACCACCACGGTAGGGCATGGCGGACGCCGATCCGCGTCACTGTCGGCCATCCCCGGGCGAACGGGGGATCCCCCCGGCCGGCGCGCCGGTCCCGGCCAGCTCGCCGATCAACGCCCGGGTCGCCGCCCGTTCCTCCGGCGTGCCGTAGAACTGGGCCGCGAAGGTGGTCGCCCCGGCGCGCGCGTACCGGTCGATCTCGGCCCGCACCTCGTCGGCGTCGCCGACGATCGCCATCTGGTTCGCCCGCTGCATGCCTTCGCGGTCCAGCATCGCCCGGTAGGACGGCTTGTCGTCGTACCAGCCGAGCACCGGGTCGATCGCGGCGCGGGCCCGGGCCGGATCGTCGGTGACGCAGACCGCGGCGGTCACCACGATCTCCGGGGCCGGCCGCCCGGCCGCCTGCGCGGCGGCGGTGATCGTCGGTACGGTCAGCTCGGTCAGCGTGCGCGGGCCGACCATCCAGGTGATCGTGCCGGCGGCGAGGGCACCGGTCAGCTCCAGCATCTTCGGGCCCAGCGCGGAGACCATCACCGCCGGTGCCGGCGGATCGCCACTGATCGTCAGGTCACCCCGAGCGGTGATCACCTCACCGGTGTAGCGGACCCGCTGGGTCAACGCGCCGTTCAGCGCGGTCAGGTACTCACGCATGTAGCGCGCCGGCCGCTCGTAGGACATCCCCCAGCAGGGCTCGACCACCTGCGGATGCGACGGCCCGACGCCGAGCACCAACCGACCGCCGAGCAGCATGTTGGTGGTGAGCGCCTGCTGGGCCAGGGCCATCGGGTGACGCGGGTAGACCGGCACCACGGCGGTGCCGATCCGCAGCCGGGTCAGCTGCCGACCGTACGCGCCGATCACGGTCAGCGCATCGTGCCCGAAGCCCTGGGTCAGCCAGTAGCTGGCGATCCCGTCGGCGTCGGCGGCCCGCAGGTCGCGCTCGAGGTCGTCGAGCCGCTCGATGTGGCTGAAGATCCCGTAGTCCATCGTGCCCCCCGTGCCTTCAGTGCCGGAATTCGCGCATGGTCTCGCCGCGCCGGGCCGCCGAGGCGTCGGAGCGGGCCAGCATCGCCAACCCGAACGCCTCGGCCGCGGACCGCTGCGCCTGCACTGCCGTCCACACCGTCTCCACGGTGGTGGTCAGCACGTCGAGCGGATGCCGGGCGATCTCGGTGGCGATGGCCAACGCCCGGTCCACCAGGTCGGCGGGCGCGGTCACTTCGGTGACCAGACCGAGTTCCAACGCCCGGCGGGCGTCGATGCGGTACGCGCGCCCGGTCAGCACCATCCGCATCAGCTCGCCGAGCGGCAGCCGGCCCAGCGCGCCGACCGCCTCGACCGGGTTGGCCAGGCCCACGTCGTGGTGGGTGTCGAAGAAGGTCGCCTGATCGGTGCAGAGCACCACGTCGGCGTCGTTGACGAAGTGCCAGCCACCGGCGCAGCAGTGCCCGTTGACCGCCGTCACCACCGGCTTGTAGATGCCCATGTCACGGGCGGTCAGCGCGACCCGACCGGCGTGGTCTAGCGACGGGCTGGTGACGCCGGCGTCGAGGGTGTCGTCGACATCGAAGCCGGTGCAGAAGCCGCGCTCGCCGGCCCCGGTCAGCACGGCGGTGTGCAGGCCGTCGTCGGCACCGAACCAGCGCCAGGTACGCCGCAGTTCGTCGACCATCACCCGGTCGTAGGCGTTGAGCCGGTGCGGCCGGTCCAGGGTGACCAGCAGCACCCGCCCATGCCGGGCCAGGGTGAGGGTGCTGGTCGACGGCGGGTTCACGGCCGCTCCGGGGTTGCCGCGCCGACGCCCGGATCGGGCTCTGGCTCCGGCAGTGGGCGCAGCAGGTAGGAACGGGTCATCCGCAGCACGGTCTCGTCCCGCTGGTTGCGGACGTCGTCGTGGACCGCACCGACGTACATCCGCCCGCCCGGGGTCGGCTCCAACCGCGCCACCTCGATACGCACCCGCAGCGTGTCCCCGACGAACACCGGCCCGGTGTAGCGGATCTCGTCGATGCCGAGCGCGGCGTGGCAGTCCAGGCCGGCGGCGTACCAGGCGGCGTACATGGTGGTCGAGGTGAGCCCGGCGGCGAGCGCGATCAGGCACGGCCCGCCGAGGATCGGCCGGCCGAACCCGGTGCCGCGCATGTACTCGGCGTCGGTGTGCAGCGGGCCGTTCTCCCAGGAGACGTTGACGATCGCGGCGAAGTCGCCGTCGGTCAGCGTCCGGGCCGGGGTGAGCAGCACCGCGCCGGCCGCGAACGCGGTCGGCAGCCGGGGCCGCAGCGCGCCGGTCACGACGCACCCGGTCCGGCAAGTCGGGTGTTCGCCTCGTCGACGACGAGACCACCGTCGTCGGTGGCGGTCATCGTCGAGATGATCTCGTGGGTAAGTTCGCGGCTGACGTCGAACAGCCGAGGATCGTCGTAGCTGCGCGGCAACGGCACCTCGACGTCGACCACCCGACGCACGGTCGACGGCCGGTTGGACATCAGCACCACCCGGTCGGAGAGGACCGCGGCCTCGAACACGTTGTGGGTGACGAAGACGAACGCCTTGCCCGCCGCCTGGGTACGCAGTTCCAGCAGCAACTGGCGAAGGCTGCGGGCGGTGAACTCGTCCAGCCCACTGAACGGCTCGTCCATCAGCATCACCGGCGCGTCCAGCACGAACGCCCGGGCCAACGCGGTGCGCTGCTGCATGCCGCCGGAGATCTGGTGCGGGTAGTGGTTCTCGAAGCCGGCCAGTCCGACCCGACGCAGCACCGGCATCACCCGGTCGGACCACTGCGACCGGTCCACCCCGGTGGCCTTGAGGGCGAACTCGACGTTCTGCCGGACCGTCTTCCAGGGCAGCAGCCGCGGCTCCTGGAACACGTAGCTGAACTGCACTCCCGGTGCCCCGCTGCGGATCTCGGCGGTGCCGGTGAAGTCGGTGTCCAGCCCGCTGAGCATGTTCAGCACGGTCGACTTGCCGCAGCCGGACGGTCCGACCAGCGCGACGAACTCACCGTCGGCGATCTCCAGGTTCATCCGCTCGATGACCGTGATGAAGCCGTTGCGGGTGTGGAAGCCCTTGACCAGGTCGGATATGACGATCCGGGCGTCGGCGCTCATCGGGCCCCCTCCGGGCGCCAGCGGAACAGCTTGGCCTCGATCGGTTTGAACACCGCCAACTCCAGCACCACCATCAGGATCGAGAAGAACAGCGTGAGTGCGAAGACCTGTTCCATCCGGAACAGCTGGAACCAGTAGTTGAGCCGGTAGCCGATGCCGTCGGTGCGGCCGAGCAGCTCGGCGAGGACGACGACCTTCCACACGATGCCGAACCCGAACCGGGCCGAGGCCATCACCGCCGGCAGCACCTGGGGCAGGGTCACCTCCCGGGTACGCAGGCCGCGCGACGCGCCGAGGGTGCGGGCCATCTGGCCGAGCCGGGGGTCGATCGCCTTGACCCCGGACCACATGTTGATCGCGATGATCGGGAAGGACGTCAGGGTGATCGCCACGACGGTGGCGGTGTCGTTGAGGCCGAACATGATGAACGCGACGATCACCCAGCAAAGGCTGGGGATGGTCTGGCCGACGGCGATCCAGATGTCCAGCAGCCCTTCGGCGATCCGGGACAGCCCCATCACCAGGCCGACCAGCACACCGAGCACCATGGAGGCGGCGAAGCCGATCAGGATCCGGACCATGGTGACCTGCAGGTCGGTCCAGAAGACCGTCTCCTGCATGCTGGTCACCAACGCCGACGCGGTGGTCCACGGGGTCGGCAGGATCCGCTCACCGACGGCCAGTGAGCCCAGCCACCAGATGACGATCAGCATGAACACGGAGGCGATCCGCAGCGAGACGCCGTGCCGCAGGAAGCGGTGGGCACCACTGCGCCCACCGCCACCGCGGCCCCCCGCCGCGCCACGATCCGCCGCGCCGGCCGCCACGACGGCCGGCTGGGTGGTTTCGGACAGGGTCATCGTGCGTCTCCTCGGGAGGCGGGGGTGGTCGAGGTCAGACGAACAGCCCGTCGGGCACCTCGGGCAGGAACTCCGGCTCGCCGTTCTCGCTCAGGAAGGTGAGCAACTCGGCGGCCTGCTGCTTCTCCGATTCGCCCCACTGCTCGACGAGCCGGCCGCGCTGGTTCTCCCAGATCACGTCGAGCACCGCCTGGTCGTCGATGTCGTACAGTTCCCGCAGGGCGGCGTCCCAGAGCGACTGGTCGTTGTTGAACCGGGTCTGGTATTCGAGGTTCACGTCGATGAAGGCCTGCACGGCCTCCTGGTTGGCGTCGATGAAGTCGGTGGCGAAGTCCCAGCCGGCGGTGAACGCCTGCAGCCCGGTCGCCTCCTCCAGCAGCACACCGAGGTCGCCCAGCGACCGGTACTCGCCGCTGACCACCCGGTCCGCGCCGGCCGGGTCGATCACCAGGGCCATCTCCACCTCGCCCTGGCCGAGCAGCTCGGCCATCAGGTTCGGGGCGCCGTACTGCACCTCGCAGTCGGTGGTGGGGTTGAAGCCGTGGTATTCGCGGCAGAGCGCGAAGAACTGGTTGGTGGAGGAACCGATGGCGCTGCCGAACAGGCCGAGCTTGCGCCCGCGCAGGTCGTCGAGGGACTGGATGTCGCTGTCGGCGCGCACCAGGATGCCGTTGGTGGTGCGCTGCAGCGCACAGACGACCTTGCGGTCGACGCCGGTGGCGATCAGGTTGGCGGTGGACGGGATCCCGCCGAGGCCACCGTCGACCTCGTTGGCCCGGTACGCGGTGTAGACGGCGGCCGCCTCGGCGTACTCCTCGTACTGGATGTCGAGGCCGGCGGCCTCGAAGGCGCCTTCCTGGAGGGCGAGTTTGAAGGCGGCGAGCGCTGAGGCGGGGATGCCGGCGAGCCGGATCGTGGTGAGACCGCCGTCGGCGTCCCCGGAGGAGCCGGAGTCGGAGTCGTCGCTGCCGCAGGCGGTCAGCAGTACGCCGCCCATGAACGCGCCGCCGAGACCGGCGAGCACGGAGCGACGGGAGAGGGCGGCACCGGAACTATTGAAGTGGGACACGATGGCCTCCTGATCACGAAGTCCGTGCGGTCGACAGGTGAGCCGCGAGCCGCATCGGGACCTTGGTGCGGATGACACTAACGGCCTCTGACCAGCCAGTCCACTAAAAGTCAGAGTTTTACCGTACTGACATAATCGCTGCCACGCAGGCAGCCACGAGCTTGCGGCAGCACTGCTTCCCTAGCGGCAAAACACCTTGAGACGCAGTCTGCGCGCAATGGTCAGACATTACGAATGAACGGAGTCAGCAATCAACCCTTTCCGGGTTGACTGACGTACTCGTCGCGGATCGTCCGCTTGAGGATCTTCCCGCTCGGGTTGCGCGGCAACTGGTCGACCACGTGCCACTCCCGGGGGACCTTGTACCGGGCCACGTGCTCCCGTACGTAACCATCCAGCGTGGAGACGTCGATCTGCTGGCCGGGACGGCTCACCACGAACGCGGCGATCCGCTCGCCGTACACCTCGTCCGGAACGCCGACCACCGCGACCTCGTCCACCGGCCCGTGCCGCGCGATGACCTCCTCGATCTCGCGGGGGAAGATGTTCACCCCACCCGCGATGATCATGTCCTTCTTCCGGTCGACGATCGAGATGAAGCCTTCCTCGTCACGGACCGCGATGTCGCCGACCGAGAAGAACCCGTCGGCGTCGTACCCGGCCCGGGTCGCCTCCTCGTCGTTGAGATAACCGGTCAGCAGCAGCGGCGAACGCGCGTACAGCTCGCCGGGCTCTCCCGGGCCGACCTGCACACCGTCCTCGTCGACCAGCCGCACCTCGTTCCAGAACCACGGATGGCCCACGCTGCCCGCCCGGTCCAGCGCGAACTCCGGCCGCAGGTTGGTCACGATCGAGCACTCCGTCGACCCGTAGAGTTCGTGCACCTCCACGCCGGGGAACGCCTCGATCACCCACTCCTTGAGCGCGACCGGCAACGCGGCGGCGTTGAAGTAGAGGGTCTTCAGCGCCGACAGGTCGTAGCGGGCCGCCGGCTCCGGGCAGAACCGGCGGATGTGCTGGGCGTGGGTGGGCACCAGGAAGACCGTCTCCGCCCGGCTGCTCACCATCAGGTCGAGCAGCCGCTCCGGATCCCAGGTCGGCAGCACCGTGCAGGAGCCGCCGAGCATCGGTGCCGCGTACGCGAACTCGAAGCCGGCGCCGTGGTACATCGGCGCCACCGCGATCGTGCTGCGGTTCGGGCCCAGCCCGTAGTCCAGCCCCACCCCGAACGCGGTCAACACCCGACCCCGGTGGGTCAGCAGCACCCCCTTGGGTCGCCCGGTGGTGCCAGAGGTGTACGTGACGCAGAACGGGTCCAGCTCGTCGACCGGCACCTGCGGATCGACCGCCCGCCCACCGTCGAGGAACGTCCCGTAGTGCTCGCCCACCCCACCGTCGAAGCTGAGCACCAGCCGCAGTCCGTCGAGTAGCCCGTCGACCCGGTCGGCGAGGTCGTCGGCGACGATGATCCCCTGCGCGGCCGAGTGGGCCAGGATGTACGCGTTGTCGGTCACGTTGTTCTTCGGGTTCAACGGCACCGTCGGGATACCGGCCTTGGCCATCGCGGCGGAGATCTCGAAGTACTCGTACCGGTTGTTGCTCAGCACCGCGATCCGCTCGCCGGGGGCCAGCCCGCGGTCGAGGGTGGCACTGGCCAGCTGACTGGACCGCTGGTGCAGGGCGCCGAAGGTGACCTCCCGGTCACCGTCGACCACCGCGACCCGGCGCGGCGTGGCGCGACCGAACTCGCGGATCCCGGCCGCCATGTTGAGCTGCACACCCGTCACCGTGGGTCCGCCTTTCCCGATTCGTTCATCAGCATGACGGCCTCGGCCTCGGCGACGTCTGCACCGTCGGCGTCGACGGCGGTCCACCGCAGCTCGGCCACGACCTTGCCACTGGAGGTGCTCCGGCTGGCCAGGCGCTCGATCCGCACCCGCAGCGTGGTGCCGGCCCGGACCAGCTGATGGAACCGCATCCGGCGCAGCTCCAGCAGTGCGATCGCGTCGTCGAGCTGCCCGGACTGCTCGACCAGGCCGCCCATCAGCAGCAGCACCGCCTGGCCGGGCAGCGGTGGGCCACCGTCACTGCCCGGGTCGGGCGGGTTGAACAGCGGATGCGTGTAGCCGCCCCGACGGATCAGGGTGTCGACCAGCTCCGCGGTCACGGTGACCGACGGTTCAGACGAGGTCGCGGACATCGACGTCCCCCCAGACCGGCTCGCGCTTGTCGACGAACGCCCGGTAGCCCTCGGCCACCTCGGGCACCTCCTCGTGCAGCCGGGAGAACATCTCGCGCTCGTAGCGCAGACCCTCCTCCAGCGTCATCGAGTGCACCGAGTTGAGCAGTCGCTTGGTGATCGCGATCGCCGGTCGGGACCGGCCGCGCAGCGACGACAGCAGTTTGCCGACCTCGTCGTCCAGCTGCGCCCGGGGTGCGCTGGCCAGCGCGACCCCCCACTGCACCAGCTCCGGTCCGCGCAGCCACAGCGGGGTGAGCATCAGCGCCTTGGCCCGCTGGTCGCCGAGCTTGCGCGGAGCGCGCTGGCTGGAGCCGGCACCGGGCGGCATACCGAACTCCAGGTGGATGTCGCCGACCTTCGCCTCGTCGGCGGCGATCACGAAATCACAGGCCAGGATCAGCTCGAAGCCACCGGCGCGGGCGAGGCCGTTGACCCGGGCGATCACTGGTACGCCGAGCTGCTCGATCCGACGCAGGACCGCGTGGTACGAGCGCAGGAACGGCAGGAAGATCCGCTGTGGGTCGTCGAAGCAGGATTCGAGGAAGTCGATGTCCATCCCGACGCTGAACGCCCGGTCCCCCGCTCCGGTGATCACCACGGCCCGCAGGGTGTGATCGGCCTCGGCGGCGGCCAGGGCGGCGTCCAGTCCGGCGATCACCTCAGGCGTCAGGCTGTTCATCGAGTCCGGGCCGTCGAGGACGATCGTCATCACCTGGTCGTCGGTGGCGAACCGTACGTCGGTCACGTCGTCGCCTCCCCCACCTTGACGAACAGTTCGACGTCGGTGTCGGCGGCGAACGTGGGTGCCGGCACCCCGGCCGGTACGTGCACCAGCGAGCAGGCGGTCAGGCTCCGCCCGGCGACCGTCGCCGTCCCGCTGGTGGTGACGAGGAACCGTTCCCGGCCGACCGGCTGCGGCGTGCCGGCGTAGCCGGCCGGCAACCGGACCAACGCACTGCACGCCCCGGTGGCCACGTTGCGGCTCAGCGGCTTGCCGACCGTCCCCGCCGGCAGACCGAGTACGCCGGGGTCGAGGCCCGACCAGTGGGCGTCGATCGGCGCCCAGGGCAGGTGCCGCGACTCGACCCGGCGCAGGTAGCCGCGCGGCCCGACGCCGTCGGCGTGCACGCCGTTCTCGCCAGCCGCGCCCTTGTCTCCAGTGTCGCGGGCGATAGCCTGCTCCCCGGCCTGGTGGTCCGGGCAGACCACCCGGGTCACCCGGTCGCTGCCCTCGCTGGCGACCGCACCCTCCATGCAG
This window harbors:
- a CDS encoding ABC transporter substrate-binding protein, which codes for MSHFNSSGAALSRRSVLAGLGGAFMGGVLLTACGSDDSDSGSSGDADGGLTTIRLAGIPASALAAFKLALQEGAFEAAGLDIQYEEYAEAAAVYTAYRANEVDGGLGGIPSTANLIATGVDRKVVCALQRTTNGILVRADSDIQSLDDLRGRKLGLFGSAIGSSTNQFFALCREYHGFNPTTDCEVQYGAPNLMAELLGQGEVEMALVIDPAGADRVVSGEYRSLGDLGVLLEEATGLQAFTAGWDFATDFIDANQEAVQAFIDVNLEYQTRFNNDQSLWDAALRELYDIDDQAVLDVIWENQRGRLVEQWGESEKQQAAELLTFLSENGEPEFLPEVPDGLFV
- a CDS encoding TIGR03564 family F420-dependent LLM class oxidoreductase, producing MDYGIFSHIERLDDLERDLRAADADGIASYWLTQGFGHDALTVIGAYGRQLTRLRIGTAVVPVYPRHPMALAQQALTTNMLLGGRLVLGVGPSHPQVVEPCWGMSYERPARYMREYLTALNGALTQRVRYTGEVITARGDLTISGDPPAPAVMVSALGPKMLELTGALAAGTITWMVGPRTLTELTVPTITAAAQAAGRPAPEIVVTAAVCVTDDPARARAAIDPVLGWYDDKPSYRAMLDREGMQRANQMAIVGDADEVRAEIDRYARAGATTFAAQFYGTPEERAATRALIGELAGTGAPAGGIPRSPGDGRQ
- a CDS encoding MaoC/PaaZ C-terminal domain-containing protein, which codes for MTGALRPRLPTAFAAGAVLLTPARTLTDGDFAAIVNVSWENGPLHTDAEYMRGTGFGRPILGGPCLIALAAGLTSTTMYAAWYAAGLDCHAALGIDEIRYTGPVFVGDTLRVRIEVARLEPTPGGRMYVGAVHDDVRNQRDETVLRMTRSYLLRPLPEPEPDPGVGAATPERP
- a CDS encoding ABC transporter permease, which codes for MTLSETTQPAVVAAGAADRGAAGGRGGGGRSGAHRFLRHGVSLRIASVFMLIVIWWLGSLAVGERILPTPWTTASALVTSMQETVFWTDLQVTMVRILIGFAASMVLGVLVGLVMGLSRIAEGLLDIWIAVGQTIPSLCWVIVAFIMFGLNDTATVVAITLTSFPIIAINMWSGVKAIDPRLGQMARTLGASRGLRTREVTLPQVLPAVMASARFGFGIVWKVVVLAELLGRTDGIGYRLNYWFQLFRMEQVFALTLFFSILMVVLELAVFKPIEAKLFRWRPEGAR
- a CDS encoding enoyl-CoA hydratase/isomerase family protein, which gives rise to MNPPSTSTLTLARHGRVLLVTLDRPHRLNAYDRVMVDELRRTWRWFGADDGLHTAVLTGAGERGFCTGFDVDDTLDAGVTSPSLDHAGRVALTARDMGIYKPVVTAVNGHCCAGGWHFVNDADVVLCTDQATFFDTHHDVGLANPVEAVGALGRLPLGELMRMVLTGRAYRIDARRALELGLVTEVTAPADLVDRALAIATEIARHPLDVLTTTVETVWTAVQAQRSAAEAFGLAMLARSDASAARRGETMREFRH
- a CDS encoding FadR/GntR family transcriptional regulator, translating into MAKDVTHEPASRSEKAIPGHRRDPGVLGVTRVQPAYQQVADQLRERILDGSLTAGDRLPTEVELSEIFGVSRSTIREALRVLASKDLIRTTRGTTGGTFVARVQFDQVSEYLEMSFGLMSGARDITLDNLLEARECLEVPAAGLAALRRADDHLVLMRQAVEREKSTRARGRKFREHRTFHGVLVEATGNQLLGVMAEPVFRVLQARTADRDMPAEYWSQIDAEHTEICGFVEAGDVEGAQAAMRAHLGTVRRAYDGL
- a CDS encoding class I adenylate-forming enzyme family protein, whose protein sequence is MTGVQLNMAAGIREFGRATPRRVAVVDGDREVTFGALHQRSSQLASATLDRGLAPGERIAVLSNNRYEYFEISAAMAKAGIPTVPLNPKNNVTDNAYILAHSAAQGIIVADDLADRVDGLLDGLRLVLSFDGGVGEHYGTFLDGGRAVDPQVPVDELDPFCVTYTSGTTGRPKGVLLTHRGRVLTAFGVGLDYGLGPNRSTIAVAPMYHGAGFEFAYAAPMLGGSCTVLPTWDPERLLDLMVSSRAETVFLVPTHAQHIRRFCPEPAARYDLSALKTLYFNAAALPVALKEWVIEAFPGVEVHELYGSTECSIVTNLRPEFALDRAGSVGHPWFWNEVRLVDEDGVQVGPGEPGELYARSPLLLTGYLNDEEATRAGYDADGFFSVGDIAVRDEEGFISIVDRKKDMIIAGGVNIFPREIEEVIARHGPVDEVAVVGVPDEVYGERIAAFVVSRPGQQIDVSTLDGYVREHVARYKVPREWHVVDQLPRNPSGKILKRTIRDEYVSQPGKG
- a CDS encoding ABC transporter ATP-binding protein, whose product is MSADARIVISDLVKGFHTRNGFITVIERMNLEIADGEFVALVGPSGCGKSTVLNMLSGLDTDFTGTAEIRSGAPGVQFSYVFQEPRLLPWKTVRQNVEFALKATGVDRSQWSDRVMPVLRRVGLAGFENHYPHQISGGMQQRTALARAFVLDAPVMLMDEPFSGLDEFTARSLRQLLLELRTQAAGKAFVFVTHNVFEAAVLSDRVVLMSNRPSTVRRVVDVEVPLPRSYDDPRLFDVSRELTHEIISTMTATDDGGLVVDEANTRLAGPGAS
- a CDS encoding enoyl-CoA hydratase/isomerase family protein — its product is MTDVRFATDDQVMTIVLDGPDSMNSLTPEVIAGLDAALAAAEADHTLRAVVITGAGDRAFSVGMDIDFLESCFDDPQRIFLPFLRSYHAVLRRIEQLGVPVIARVNGLARAGGFELILACDFVIAADEAKVGDIHLEFGMPPGAGSSQRAPRKLGDQRAKALMLTPLWLRGPELVQWGVALASAPRAQLDDEVGKLLSSLRGRSRPAIAITKRLLNSVHSMTLEEGLRYEREMFSRLHEEVPEVAEGYRAFVDKREPVWGDVDVRDLV